The Helicobacter ganmani nucleotide sequence AAGTGGATTGAAATTAAAAGGAATAAAAATTGCGGAATCTGTCAGTGAAAATATTGAGGGAGAGATTCTGCAAATCACAAAGGAACGAATAAGGGTAGGGTGCAAGATGGGAAGTATTTGGATAGAATCTCTGCAAGCACCTTCAAAAAAGACTATGAGTGCCTATCAATATTTACAAGGAAAACGTCTAAAAATAGGCGATATTTTGGAATAAATGCAGATTTTAGAATTTGATTGCATAGAATCTACACAAATTTTTTTGAATGAGGGAATCCGCAAGGGCGAATTGAAACCGCCTATAATGGTCGTTGCAAAGAGGCAAAGTGGCGGAATCGGCAGTCGGGGGAATCTTTGGGAAAATGTCAAAGAGGGATTATACTTTTCTTTTGCGCTTCCAATGGAAACATTACCGCAAGATTTGCCTTTAGAATCTACTTCAATTTATATGGGGTTCATCTTTAAAGAAGTATTGCAAGAAGAGGGGTCGCGAGTTTGGCTAAAATGGCCTAATGACTTGTATATAGGTAAGCAAAAAGTAGGAGGGGTTTTATGTGCAAGGCTAAGAGATGTAATGATTTGTGGAATTGGATTGAATTTGGAGGTTACGAATCAAGGATTTTGTGGATTGGATATAAAAATTTCTAAAGAAAAAATTTTAGAATCTTTTATAAGGAGATTGGAAAACGACAAAAAAAAATCTAGTTGGAAGCAAATTTTTAGTAAATATTCGCTAGAATTTACAAATAATTTTAATCATACTTTTCATTACAACGGAAAACTTATCTCTCTTTGCAATGCTTCGCTTTGTGAAGATGGTGCAATTCTTATTGAGGGTGAAAAGATTTATAGTTTGAGATAGTGGAGCAAAAGAATGTGTGAAGTGATTTGTATTGCAAATCAAAAGGGTGGAGTAGGCAAGACAACAACCGCTGTCAATCTTGCTGCTTCACTTGCAGTGGAAGAAAAAAAAGTACTTTTAGTGGATGTAGATCCGCAAGCAAATGCTACAACAAGTTTGGGATTCCATCGTAATAGCATTGAATTTAATATTTATCATGTTTTAATTGGAACAAAGAAGATTTCGCAAATCATTCAAAAAACTTCAATTCCCACTCTTTATTTAGCACCCTCAAATATTGGTTTAGTAGGAATTGAGAAAGAATTTTATAGTCAAAAACGCAATGGACGTGAATTGATTCTGAAAAAGAAAATTGAAGATGTAATGGATGTTTATGATTATGTTATCATAGATTCTCCACCAGCACTTGGACCATTGACAATCAATGCATTAAGTGCAGCGCATTCTGTCATTATTCCGATTCAGTGTGAGTTTTTTGCATTGGAGGGTTTGGCACAATTGCTGAATACAATCAAATTATTGAGAAAAGAGATTAATCCTACTTTGGAAATCAAAGGATTGTTGCCTACAATGTATAGTGCGCAAAATAATCTTTCTCGTCAAGTTTATGCGGATTTATTACAGCATTTTAATGGGCAACTCATTAAAGAAGATGATTCTAAGGACGCGATTGCGATTCCTAGAAATATCAAACTTGCGGAATCTCCAAGTTTTGGAAAGCCTGTGATTTTGTATGATGTGCGCTCACAGGGAAATATTGCATATCAAAGTTTAGCGCGAGCAATCTTAGAAAAGAGGGCTTAATGGCAAAAAAAAATGTAGGCTTAGGACGCGGATTAAGTGCTATATTAGGTGAAGTAGAGGAAGCTTATCAAAATGCTTCAAGTGATAATTCTGGATTGGTAGTAGAGATTGATATAGATAAAATTAAACCTAATCCATTGCAGCCACGTAAGGTTTTTGATGCTACTAGTTTGCAAGAGCTTGCTACTTCCATTGAGGAACATGGTTTATTGCAGCCTATTTTGGTTTATGAGGATAGCAAATCTCCAGATTATTATTTCTTGATTGCGGGCGAACGTAGATTGCGTGCAAGCAAATTAGCAAAAAAAGATAGTATTAAAGCTATTATTGTAGATGTGCAAGAAGAAAAGTTGCGCGAATTGGCTTTGATTGAAAATATCCAAAGAGAAGATTTGAATCCCATTGACCTTGCGCAATCTTATAGGGAATTAATTGAGGATTATGGTATTACACACGAAGAGGTTGCAAGACGACTTTCGAAATCTCGTGCGCAAATTACAAACACTTTGCGTCTTTTAGAATTAGGCGAAGAAGTGCAAAGTTTAATTTTGGAAAATAAAATTTCTCAAGGACATGCAAAAGTGCTTGTAACATTGCCAAAAGAACAGCAAACATTGATTGCAAATTCTATTATAGGACAAAAACTAAGTGTGCATGAGACAGAAAAGATTGCCAAAAAATTCAAAGAAGATGCAAAAAATATCAAAGATTTTAAAGAAGTAAAAGATTTAAGAGTAGTAAATAGTCTCAATCCCAATTCTATCTCTCAACTGAAGAAGATTTGTAAGACATTGCAGTCAAAATCTATTAGTGCGAATTTATTTAAAAATAAATTAATTGTAGAGTTTGGTAACGATGAGGAGGTAGAAAAGTTTAGCAAAATTTTACCGAATCATAGTTTTTAAGAAAAACTTAGAAAAAGTCGTGGTAAAATAAAATATATTTTAGATAAAAAGAAAGGAGTGCAAATGACTATTATCCCAACTCCTTGGGTAATGGCACTAGTTTTTGTTGTTTTTCTTGTTTTGGTATATTTACTTAATCGCATACTCTATAAGCCTTTACTTGGTTTTATGGATACACGTGATGCTTCT carries:
- a CDS encoding biotin--[acetyl-CoA-carboxylase] ligase, with the translated sequence MQILEFDCIESTQIFLNEGIRKGELKPPIMVVAKRQSGGIGSRGNLWENVKEGLYFSFALPMETLPQDLPLESTSIYMGFIFKEVLQEEGSRVWLKWPNDLYIGKQKVGGVLCARLRDVMICGIGLNLEVTNQGFCGLDIKISKEKILESFIRRLENDKKKSSWKQIFSKYSLEFTNNFNHTFHYNGKLISLCNASLCEDGAILIEGEKIYSLR
- a CDS encoding ParA family protein yields the protein MCEVICIANQKGGVGKTTTAVNLAASLAVEEKKVLLVDVDPQANATTSLGFHRNSIEFNIYHVLIGTKKISQIIQKTSIPTLYLAPSNIGLVGIEKEFYSQKRNGRELILKKKIEDVMDVYDYVIIDSPPALGPLTINALSAAHSVIIPIQCEFFALEGLAQLLNTIKLLRKEINPTLEIKGLLPTMYSAQNNLSRQVYADLLQHFNGQLIKEDDSKDAIAIPRNIKLAESPSFGKPVILYDVRSQGNIAYQSLARAILEKRA
- a CDS encoding ParB/RepB/Spo0J family partition protein, with amino-acid sequence MAKKNVGLGRGLSAILGEVEEAYQNASSDNSGLVVEIDIDKIKPNPLQPRKVFDATSLQELATSIEEHGLLQPILVYEDSKSPDYYFLIAGERRLRASKLAKKDSIKAIIVDVQEEKLRELALIENIQREDLNPIDLAQSYRELIEDYGITHEEVARRLSKSRAQITNTLRLLELGEEVQSLILENKISQGHAKVLVTLPKEQQTLIANSIIGQKLSVHETEKIAKKFKEDAKNIKDFKEVKDLRVVNSLNPNSISQLKKICKTLQSKSISANLFKNKLIVEFGNDEEVEKFSKILPNHSF